ATGGCTGGTATTCCTTACTCTTCTGTAGTGGATTCTACAATCGTAGTGAAAGAATCGGAACTGAAAGACTTGTATAACAAGAAGAAAGAACAATTCAAGCAGTATCAGGAAACTCGTGACATCAAGTACATTGATGTACAAGTGACTGCAAGTGCTGAAGACAGAGCTGCTATCCAGAAAGAAGTGGACGAAGCAACTGCACAGTTGGCTACTACAACGGAAGATTATACTTCTTTCATCCGCTCGACTGGCTCGGACGCTCCTTATGTAGATTTGTTCTATAACAAAACAGCTTTCCCGTCAGATGTAGTTGCCCGTTTGGACTCTGCTTCTGTAGGTACTATTTATGGTCCTTACTATAATGGTACCGACAATACAATCAACTCTTTCAAAATTGTAGCTAAAGCTGCTGCTGCCGACTCTGTTGAATTCCGTCAGATTCAGGTATACGCAGAAGATGCTGTGAAGACAAAGACATTGGCTGACAGTATCTACAACGCTATCAAGAGTGGTGCTAACTTTGCTGATCTGGCAAAGAAATATGGTCAGACCGGTGATGCAAACTGGCTAACTTCTGCACAGTATGAAGGTGCGCAGATAGACGGTGATAACCTGAAATTCATCTCTACTATCAACAATGCAGGTGTAAACGAACTGGTGAACTTGCCGATGGGACAAGCAAACATAATTCTTCAGGTAACAAACAAGAAATCTGTAAAAGACAAATATAAAATAGCTGTCATCAAGCGTGAAGTAGAGTTCAGCAAAGAAACTTACAACCGTGCTTATAATGATTTCAGCCAGTTTATCGCAGCTAATCCTACTGTAGAGAAGATGGTAGCTAACGCTGAAGAAGCCGGTTACAGATTGCTCGACAGAATGGATTTGAGCAGCTCTGAACACAATATCGGTGGTGTAAGAGGTACAAAAGAAGCCTTGAGATGGGCGTTTGATAAAGCTAAACCGGGTGATGTTTCCGGCTTGTACGAATGTGGCGAAAGCGATCACATGATGGTAGTAGGTCTGGTAGGCATTAAGCCGGAAGGATATCGTCCGTTGAAAGCAGTACAAGATTTGTTGAGAGCTGAAATCGTAAAAGAGAAGAAAGCTGAAAAGATTATGGCTGACATGAAAGCTGCCAATGCAACTTCATTCAACCAATACAAAGAGATGACTAATGCAGTCAGCGACTCTTTGAAGATGGTTACTTTTGCAGCTCCTGCATACGTATCAGCATTGCGCAGCAGCGAACCGCTGGTAGGTGCTTATGCTTCTGCAGTTGAAGTGAACCAGTTGAGCGCTCCTATCAAAGGTAATGCCGGAGTATTTGTATTGCAGGTATACGGTAAGGACAAGCAGAACGAAACATTCGACGCAAAAGCAGAAGAAGCTACGCTGACTAACATGCACGCACGCTTTGCCAGCCGTTTGATGAACGATTTGTATCTGAAAGCAAACGTAAAGGATACACGCTTCTTGTTCTTCTAAGAAATAGTTCACCACAGATTATCTGGATTGCCACAGAAATATCTTGAAGGTGGCAGGTAATAATAACGTGGTGCATCATATAGACGCGAATCGCTCGGATTTTTGATGAATAAATCCGGATGATTCGCGTCTTCCGCATTTAAAAACTTCTCTATTAATCGTCTTAATCTGTGAAAATCTGTGTTAATCTGTGGTGAAACCAACTTTATTTCCTTACATTTGCAGATATAAACTATCAACAGAAAGAAGAATGTCTAAATATCCCCTTTTAGGAATGACTCTTGTAGAGCTTCAATCATTGACAAAAAGACTGGGTATGCCCGGCTTTGCTGCCAAGCAGATTGCATCCTGGCTTTACGAAAAGAAGGTAACTTCGATCGATGATATGACTAATTTGTCATTGAAACACCGGGAGTTGCTCAAGCAGAACTATGAGGTAGGAGCGGAAGCCCCGGTAGATGAAATGCGCTCTGTAGATGGTACGGTGAAGTATCTTTATAAAGTAGGTGAGAACCATTTTGTAGAATCGGTTTATATACCGGATGATGACCGGGCAACGTTGTGCGTGTCGTCACAAGTAGGTTGTAAGATGAACTGTAAGTTCTGTATGACCGGCAAACAGGGGTATACCGCTAACCTGACCGCCAGCCAGATTATGAACCAGATTCATTCGTTGCCGGAACGGGACAAACTGACCAATGTCGTAATGATGGGAATGGGTGAGCCGCTCGATAACCTGGATGAGGTATTGAAAGCATTGGAACTACTGACCGCTACCTACGGTTACGCATGGAGCCCGAAGCGTATCACGCTTTCTACTGTCGGGCTACGGAAAGGATTGCAGCGTTTTATCGAAGAAAATGACTGCCACCTTGCCATCAGCCTTCACTCTCCGCTGACCGTTCAGCGTGCTGAATTAATGCCGGCGGAAAAGGCGTTTTCAATCACCGAAATGGTGGAACTGTTAAAAAACTATGATTTTAGTAAACAACGTCGACTTTCGTTTGAATATATTGTTTTTAAAGGGCTCAATGATTCGCAGGTCTATGCCAAAGAGTTGCTGAAACTTCTTCGCGGGCTGGATTGCAGGGTGAATCTGATTCGTTTTCATGCCATTCCCGGGGTAGACCTCGAGGGGGCGGATATGGATACGATGACCCGTTTTCGTGATTATCTGACATCACACGGAATTTTCACCACTATCCGTTCATCCAGGGGCGAAGATATTTTTGCCGCTTGCGGTATGCTGTCGACAGCGAAACAAGAGAAAAATAATGAAAGTTAATATATAAAACCGAACATCATGAAAAAGTACTCTTTTATTTTATGCATCGCTTTGGTAGCCTTTGTCGTTGCATCTTGTGGTCTGAAAGGAAATCACACCTCTAGTGGTCGTGCTTATGAGCTTTTGGTTGTAGTAGATCACGGTGTTTGGGATCGTGCTGCCGGAAGGGCTTTACATGATGCGCTCGATGCTGATATGCCCGGTTTGCCGCAGTCGGAACCTTCTTTCCGGATTATGTATACTTCGCCGAAAGATTATGATTCTACACTGAAGTTGATACGTAACATTATTATTGTAGATATACAGGATATATATACGAAAGCCTCGTTCAAATATGCGAAGGACGTGTATGCCAATCCGCAGATGATATTGACTATCCAGGCTCCGAACGAAGAAGAGTTTGAGAAGTTTGTGGAAGAAAACAAAAAGGTGATTGTCGACTTCTTTACCCGTGCGGAAATGAACCGTCAGATTATGCTTCTTGAAGGGAAACACAGTAATTTCGTTTCGCAGAAAGTGGACAGTTTGTTCGGATGCGACATTTGGGTGGATGCCGAACTGGTCAGTTCAAAGACCAGGGATGATTTCTTCTGGGCTTCTACCAACACGGGTAGTGCCGACCGTAACTTTGTGATGTACTCTTATCCCTATACTGACAAGG
The Bacteroides caecimuris DNA segment above includes these coding regions:
- a CDS encoding DUF4837 family protein, encoding MKKYSFILCIALVAFVVASCGLKGNHTSSGRAYELLVVVDHGVWDRAAGRALHDALDADMPGLPQSEPSFRIMYTSPKDYDSTLKLIRNIIIVDIQDIYTKASFKYAKDVYANPQMILTIQAPNEEEFEKFVEENKKVIVDFFTRAEMNRQIMLLEGKHSNFVSQKVDSLFGCDIWVDAELVSSKTRDDFFWASTNTGSADRNFVMYSYPYTDKDTFTKEYFVHKRDSVMKANIPGFKEGVYMSTDSLLTDVRPINVKNSYTMEARGLWRMKGDFMGGPYVSHTRLDEKNQRIITAEIFVYSPDKMKRNLVRQMEASLYTLKLPNEIQQSQIPLGGEVSKEAEQTNK
- the rlmN gene encoding 23S rRNA (adenine(2503)-C(2))-methyltransferase RlmN, with the protein product MSKYPLLGMTLVELQSLTKRLGMPGFAAKQIASWLYEKKVTSIDDMTNLSLKHRELLKQNYEVGAEAPVDEMRSVDGTVKYLYKVGENHFVESVYIPDDDRATLCVSSQVGCKMNCKFCMTGKQGYTANLTASQIMNQIHSLPERDKLTNVVMMGMGEPLDNLDEVLKALELLTATYGYAWSPKRITLSTVGLRKGLQRFIEENDCHLAISLHSPLTVQRAELMPAEKAFSITEMVELLKNYDFSKQRRLSFEYIVFKGLNDSQVYAKELLKLLRGLDCRVNLIRFHAIPGVDLEGADMDTMTRFRDYLTSHGIFTTIRSSRGEDIFAACGMLSTAKQEKNNES
- a CDS encoding peptidylprolyl isomerase, with the protein product MATLQNIRSKGPLLVIVIGLALFAFIAGDAWKVMQPHQAHDVGEVNGDALSAQEYQNLVEEYTEVVKLMRGVTALNDEQTNQVRDEVWRSYVNNKLIEKEAKALGLTVSAAEIQDILKAGVHPLLRQTPFQNPQTGNFDKDMLNKFLVEYAKMSEAQMPAQYAEQYNNMYKYWSFIQKTLIESRLAEKYQALVSKALLSNPVEAQDAFDARVNQYNVLMAGIPYSSVVDSTIVVKESELKDLYNKKKEQFKQYQETRDIKYIDVQVTASAEDRAAIQKEVDEATAQLATTTEDYTSFIRSTGSDAPYVDLFYNKTAFPSDVVARLDSASVGTIYGPYYNGTDNTINSFKIVAKAAAADSVEFRQIQVYAEDAVKTKTLADSIYNAIKSGANFADLAKKYGQTGDANWLTSAQYEGAQIDGDNLKFISTINNAGVNELVNLPMGQANIILQVTNKKSVKDKYKIAVIKREVEFSKETYNRAYNDFSQFIAANPTVEKMVANAEEAGYRLLDRMDLSSSEHNIGGVRGTKEALRWAFDKAKPGDVSGLYECGESDHMMVVGLVGIKPEGYRPLKAVQDLLRAEIVKEKKAEKIMADMKAANATSFNQYKEMTNAVSDSLKMVTFAAPAYVSALRSSEPLVGAYASAVEVNQLSAPIKGNAGVFVLQVYGKDKQNETFDAKAEEATLTNMHARFASRLMNDLYLKANVKDTRFLFF